Proteins from a genomic interval of Bacteroidota bacterium:
- a CDS encoding response regulator transcription factor, with the protein MEKIRILIVEDQVIFRGGLTLLLQDMPEVEIIGEAANGQEFLDFVAKKFPDIVLMDIKMPVMDGIEATRIAAQKYPKLKILVLSMFGEEEYLVKMLEAGIRGFLLKNVEEDELRKAITMVAQDKNYFSTELLPALTSSFMRKKASDEEKDGMMEKLTKREVEILQYLCKGYTNKEIAEVCFISPRTAGGHRNNLLEKTGCKNTAGLVSYAIKNGLIQM; encoded by the coding sequence ATGGAAAAGATCAGGATACTCATTGTTGAGGATCAGGTTATCTTCAGAGGCGGGCTTACGCTGCTATTGCAGGATATGCCGGAGGTGGAAATAATTGGTGAAGCTGCAAACGGACAGGAGTTTTTGGATTTTGTAGCAAAAAAATTTCCGGATATCGTACTCATGGATATCAAAATGCCCGTGATGGATGGCATTGAAGCTACCCGTATTGCCGCGCAGAAATATCCTAAGCTGAAGATTTTGGTGTTATCCATGTTTGGAGAAGAAGAGTACCTTGTTAAGATGCTCGAAGCTGGAATCAGAGGTTTTCTGCTTAAAAATGTGGAGGAAGATGAACTTCGCAAAGCGATTACCATGGTGGCTCAGGATAAAAACTATTTCTCAACAGAGCTATTGCCGGCACTTACCAGCTCTTTTATGCGCAAAAAAGCATCGGATGAGGAGAAGGACGGCATGATGGAAAAGCTCACCAAAAGAGAAGTTGAGATACTCCAATATCTTTGCAAAGGATATACAAATAAAGAAATTGCAGAGGTTTGCTTCATCAGCCCACGCACTGCCGGCGGCCACCGAAATAACCTGCTTGAAAAAACAGGTTGCAAGAATACCGCAGGTTTGGTGAGCTACGCCATCAAAAATGGTCTTATTCAAATGTAG